The region CGCACGGCGCGCGGGGAGGTGGGGTGACGCTTGATGCGGCCGGGACGGCCCCGCTCGTCGATGCGGCGGATCCAGCCGCCGACCTCGCCCAGGTCCGGATGCGTGTCGAGCGCGTGCACCTGACGCGCCAGGCGGTCGGGTGCGGCCAGGTCGTCGCTGTCCAGCACCGCGACGTAGCGCCCTTCCGACAGCGCGAGCGCGTGGTTGCGGCTCGCCACCAGCCCCCGGTTGTGCTCGTGGCTGACCAGGTGGACGCGCGCATCGCCGCGCTGACGCACCACGGCCGCCGTGGCGTCGGTGGAGCCGTCGTCGATCACGATCAACTCGAAATCCGCGAAGCTCTGCGCCAGCACGCTGTCCACCGCCGCGCCCACGGTGTGCGCGCGGTTGTAGGCCGGCATCACGACGCTGACGGTCGGCGGCATCCCGGCGCCTCGCCCTCGCTTCCTCGCCCCGCGCCAGCATAGGATGCCGCACGGGCGCGGTGGAATCGCGCGCGTCCGCGCCGTGCCTTGCCAGCCGGCGCAACCGGCTTAGCTTGGCCTGTGCAACGGATTGGAGAAGGGCGCCGCCATGGCCGAGGTCATCCATCAGGTCGACAAGCCGGCCGATCACCCCGAGCCGCCCCGGCACAAGCTGGGCGTGCTGCTGCTGAACCTGGGGACGCCGGAGGGCACGGACTACTTTTCCATGCGCCGCTACCTGAAGGAGTTCCTCTCCGACCGGCGCGTGATCGATTACAACCCGATCTTCTGGCAGCTCCTTCTCAACACCGTGATCCTGACGACACGGCCGAAGAAGTCGGGGCGCGCGTACCACACGATCTGGAACCACGATCAGAACGAGTCGCCGCTCAAGACGATCACGCGCGATCAGGCGCAGCAGGTCCACGACATCCTGACCGAGCGCCACGGCGAGGACATCGTGGTGGACTGGGCCATGCGCTACGGCTACCCGCGCACGGACGACGCCATCCGCGATCTTCAGGATAAGGGCTGCACGCGCATCCTGCTGCTGGCGCTGTACCCGCAGTACTCCGCGCCGACGACGGCCACGGCCTACGACCACGCCTTCCGCACGCTGATGAAGCTGCGCTGGCAGCCCACGATCCGCACGGCGCCCTGCTACCACGACGAGCCGCGCTACATCGACGCGGTCAGCGAGAGCATCCGCGAGCACCTGGCGCAGCTGGACTGGACGCCGGAGGTGCTCATCACCTCCTTCCACGGGCTGCCCAAGCGCTACCTGCTCAACGGCGACCCCTACCACTGCCAGTGCGCCAAGACCTCGCGCCTGATCCGCGAGCGCCTGGGCTGGTCGCCGGACTCGGTCAAGCTGTCCTTCCAGTCGCGCTTCGGGCCGGAAGAATGGCTGAAGCCCTACACCGACGAGCTGATCGAGGAACTGGCGAAGCAGGGCGTCAAGCGCCTGGCCATCGCCGCCCCGGGCTTCTCCGCGGACTGCCTGGAGACGCTGGAGGAGCTGAACGTCCAGGGCCGCGAAGCCTTCGAGGCCGCCGGCGGGGAGCACTTCACCTACATCCCGTGCCTCAACGCCTCGGATCGCGGCGTGC is a window of Limimonas halophila DNA encoding:
- the hemH gene encoding ferrochelatase; this translates as MAEVIHQVDKPADHPEPPRHKLGVLLLNLGTPEGTDYFSMRRYLKEFLSDRRVIDYNPIFWQLLLNTVILTTRPKKSGRAYHTIWNHDQNESPLKTITRDQAQQVHDILTERHGEDIVVDWAMRYGYPRTDDAIRDLQDKGCTRILLLALYPQYSAPTTATAYDHAFRTLMKLRWQPTIRTAPCYHDEPRYIDAVSESIREHLAQLDWTPEVLITSFHGLPKRYLLNGDPYHCQCAKTSRLIRERLGWSPDSVKLSFQSRFGPEEWLKPYTDELIEELAKQGVKRLAIAAPGFSADCLETLEELNVQGREAFEAAGGEHFTYIPCLNASDRGVRLIADLASRELSGWVAPAESAAAERALAMAG